CAGGGAGCGCACCATCTGCGTCATCGGGTCCACGCGCCGGCGCACGTACACCGGGTCGGCGACCGCCGCGGGGTGCGAGGACGCCTCCACCGCGGAGTCCGAGGCGAAATAGTACTTGTTGACGGACATGTAGTTGCGCTGGAAGTCCGACTGGCCCATGACGACGCCCTGCGGCAGCTCGTCGATGCGCCACTGCCCGCTCTTCTTGTTCCGCGCGAGGTGCACCTGCCTGCTGTACGACCCATCGGTCGGCGTGTACGACTGCTGGGCGTCCACCAGGGCGACCTTGGTGCCGGTCAAGGTGAACGAGAAGTCGAGGCCGTCCTGTCGGCTTCCCCCGGAGCCGGCCTGGGTGTCCGGCCCGTCCGCGAGCACCGTGGTGGACAACTCCGGCTGCCAGGTCTTCGCGGCCGCCGACGTCAGGTACTGCTTCGCCGTCGCATAGCGCGGATCGTCGCTGGTCAGCGCCTCCAGAAAGCCCTGGACGATCTCCGACGGCGGTGCGTCCTCGCGCGGCGGCATGGGGAAGACCCGCACCTGGGTCTCCTGGCGCGGGGTCGACTCCACGCCCCGCAGGTCACCGCTGTCGGGCATCGAGGCGCATCCCGTCAGCAGTACGACGCCACACACGCCGTACGCCACCGCGCGCCCCGGCGTGCGCCGGGAGCCCCCCTCGCGGTCAGCGCCCACGAAATGCCTCCCCTTGGTCGTTCGACTCCTCCACCCCGGCGCCCACGGAGCCGGTCGGAGCGGTACTGCGTGCCACCTCCGCGACCGGCTGCTCGCCCTGCCGCCGATGCGCTCCCGCGGGCCGGGGCACCACGCGCGCGCCGTTGCCGGGCAGCGCCGTCGGATCGGCCGTCGGTGCCACGGCGGCCGACCGGGGTGTGATCGGGTCCCGCACCGGCCCTTGGCCGCTGCCCGTGGACTGGGCCGGCACGGTCGCGGTCTTCTCGCCGCCACGCGGCAGCCCGGCGTCGTCCAGGCCGCGATTACGTCGCGAGTCCTTGGGTTCCAGCGGTATCGGCGAGCCCCTGAGCGGCTCGTCCGCGGTCCGCGGCAACGTCAGCCGGAACTGGGAGCCGCCGCCCGGCTCACCCCAGGCCTGCAGCCAGCCGCCGTGCAGCCGCGCGTCCTCCAGGGCGATGGACAGACCGAGGCCCGTACCGCCCGTCGTCCGCGCGCGTGCCGGGTCGGCCCGCCAGAAGCGGTTGAAGACGCGGGTCGCCTCCCCGGGCTTGAGCCCGACGCCGTAGTCGCGCACGGCGACCGCGACCGCCCCGCCCGCCGCGGCGAGCTTGACGACGACGTCCTTGCCCTCGCCGTGCTCCACGGCGTTGACGACGAGGTTGCGCAGCACCCGCTCGACCCGCCGGGCATCCGCCTCGGCGACGACGGGCTGCTGGTCGCCCACGATCCGTATCTGCGTGCCCTTGCGCTCGGCGAGCGGCTCGGCCCCGCCGACCACGCGCCGCACGACCTCCCTGAGGTCGATCGGCTCCGCCTCCAGGGCCGCCGCGCCCGCGTCGAAGCGGCTGATCTCCAGCAGGTCCGACAGCAGCGACTCGAACCGGTCCAGCTGGTCGGCGAGCAGTTCCGCCGACCGCGCGGTCACCGGGTCGAAGTCCACCCGCGCCTCGTGGATCACGTCGGCGGCCATCCGCACCGTCGTCAGCGGCGTGCGCAGCTCGTGCGACACGTCCGACACGAACCGCCGCTGCATCCGCGACAGGTCCTCCAGCTGCTGGATCTTCAGCTGCAGGTTCTGCGCCATCTTGTTGAAGGCCTCGCCGAGCCGCGCGATGTCGTCCTCGCCGGTGACCTTCATCCGCTCCTGCAGCCGCCCCGCGGACAGCCGCTCGGCGATCCCGGCCGCCATCCGCACCGGCGTGACGACCTGCCGCACCACGAGCCAGGCGATGGCCCCGAGGAGTACGACGACGAAGAGGCCGGCCGTCGCCAGGGTCCCCTTGACCAGGCTCAGCGACTTCTCCTCCTGCGTGAGCGGGAAGAGGTAGTACAGCTGGTACGGGTCACCGTTGGGATCGTTGATCTGCTTGCCGATGACCAGTGCGGGCTGGGTGCCCTTGTCGCCGCTGTAGATGATGCGGGTGTAGCTCTGCGCCGCCGTCGTGCTGTCGTTGACCCGCGCGCGCAGGTCCTCCGGCACGCTCTTGTTGGGGTCGACGCCACCCGAGGCGCGCGGGCCGCGCCCGCCGCCGCTGTTGTCGCCCGCGGGAAGGGTCACCACGTCGAAGGCGCCCTGACCACCGCTGGAGAGCGAGGAGACCAGGTCGCTCATCCACTGGATGACGTTCTGCGAGGACTGCCCGTCGACCGTGGACGGGTCCTCCCCGGTACCGCTCGCCGCCTCGTCGGCCCGCTGCTTGGCCACCGCGAAACCGCCAGTGGCCTGGCTCTGCGATGCCTTCACCTTGGCGTCCAGCAGGCCGTTGCGCACCTGTCCGATGACCACGAAGCCGAGCAGCAGGACGACACCCAGCGACATCAGCAGGGTCGTGACCACGACCTTGAGCTGAATGTTGCGCCGCCACAGCCGCATGACGGGCAGCAGCGGACGTCGCACCCAGCGCGCGAACAGCCTCAGGACCGGGCTGCCCTGGACTCCGCCCTGGAGCAGCCCGCTCTCGAGGAATCGTCCCCAGCGGGAGCCCGCCGCCTTCCGGCCGACAGGCCGCCCCGCGCGGGTCCCGGAACCGCCGGGCGCCGAAGCGGCACTGTCCTTGGACACGTCAGCTCGGCCCGGCCTTGTAACCGACACCGCGCACGGTCACCACGATCTCCGGCCGCTCCGGGTCCTTCTCGACCTTGGAGCGCAGCCGCTGCACATGGACGTTGACCAGGCGGGTGTCCGCCGCGTGCCGGTAGCCCCACACCTGCTCCAGGAGCACCTCGCGGGTGAACACCTGCCACGGCTTGCGGGCCAGCGCGACCAGCAGGTCGAACTCCAGCGGCGTCAGCGCGATCGACTGCCCGTCCCGCTTCACCGAGTGCCCCGCCACGTCGATGACCAGGTCACCGATGGCGAGTTGCTCGGGCGCGGGCTCCTCGGACCGGCGCAGGCGCGCCCGGATCCTGGCCACGAGCTCCTTGGGCTTGAACGGCTTGACGATGTAGTCGTCGGCTCCGGACTCGAGCCCCACGACGACGTCGACGGTGTCGCTCTTCGCGGTGAGCATCACGATCGGCACCCCGGACTCCGCCCGGATCAGCCGGCACACCTCGATGCCGTCCCGTCCGGGCAGCATCAGATCGAGCAGCACCAGGTCCGGCTTGGCCTCCCGGAACGCGGCCAGCGCCTTGTCGCCGTCGGCTACGAAAGACGGCTCAAAACCTTCACCACGCAGCACAATGCCGAGCATCTCGGCCAGTGCGGTGTCGTCGTCGACGACAAGGACTCGTCCCTTCATAAACGACATCATCCCATTCTCATAACGGTGAAGGTGCCACAGGTGAGCAGGGTCACCGGCCAGTGACGATAGTCGTACGGGGTCACTACTGTCTGCCCTCGGTCAGATGTCACGGCCCCTCTCCCCACGGAGCACCGCAGGTCGAGGGGCCCGGAGCCCGCGCGTCGGTCGGGCCGACATTGCCTCTCAGCCGATCGCCACTCCCCGCGACCTGTCGCACATCTCGGCCAGCGCCTCGGCGGTCACCGGCGAGACCGCACCCTCCTCGGTGACGATCGCCGTGATCAGCTCCGGCGGCGTCACGTCGAACGCCGGGTTGTACGCCTGCGTGCCCAGCGGCGCCACCGGCACTCCGCTCCCGGCACCCGTCACCGGCACGTTGGGCGCCGCGACCTCTGTCACCTCGTATCCGGGTCGCTGCTCGACCTCGATGGACTCCCCGTCCGGGGTGTCCCCGTCCACCGTCGTCACAGGCGCAACCACGATGAACGGCACATGGTGGTACCGCGCCAGCACGGCGAGGGGGTAGCTCCCCACCTTGTTCGCCACCGAGCCGTCGGCCGCGATCCGGTCGGCCCCGACCAGCACGGCGTCCACCTCTCCCGCCGCGAACAGCGAACCCGCCGCGTTGTCCGTGAGCAGGGTGTACGCCATACCGCTGCGCGCCGCCTCGTACGCGGTGAGCCGGGCCCCCTGCAACAGGGGACGCGTCTCGTCCACCCACAGCCGCCGCAGCCGTCCCGCCCGGTGCGCCGCGAGCGCCACGGCGAACGCCGTCCCCTCCCCGCCCGACACCAGCGACCCGGTGTTGCAGTGCGTGAGGATCCGGTGCCCGCCGCCGGGCAGCAGCTCGTCCAGCAGCGCCAGCCCGTGCTCGGCCATCCGGGCACTGGCCTCGGCGTCCTCCCGGTGCAGTTGCCGCGCCGCTGCCAGCGCCGCCTCGGCGGCCTGCTCGCCACCGGCACCGCGGGCGAGCGCTGCGTCGTAGGCGGAGCGGGCCCGGCGCACGCCGACGGACAGGTTCACCGCGGTGGGCCGGGCTCCCGCCAGCGCGGTCGCGGCCTCGTCCACGTCGAAGCCGCGTGCGGCGGCGAGCGCGACGCCGTACGCTCCCGCGATGCCGAGCAGGGGCGCTCCCCGCACGGCGAGCGAACCGATCGCCTCCACCAGGGCGGGGGCGTCCGTACAGACCAGCTCGACCTCCTCGGCCGGCAACCTCGTCTGATCGAGAAGGACCACGACCGGTCCTTCGGGGGGTTCCTCCCAGCGGATCGCCGGAATGCCGGTGGACTTGTCCTCGCCGGATTGCGCGTACTGATCAGCCATGCGGTCAGTCTGCCCGTTCCACGACGGACAATTGAAGGTGTGCAGCGCATACCGCCGCCGGTCCATGGGTGAACCCCCCATGGCACGATGGCTGCCAACCTGCCGCCGCGACAGCGGAAGGGCACCGTGAAGGAGCGACGATGAACGACACTCCGGGCTGGGCCTCGCCCGGATCCGCCCCGTCCAACGGACAGGAGCCCGGCACGTCCGGCCCTGGCGAGCCGGCCGACCGGCCCGGCGCCGCGCAGCCCTCGCACCCCGCGGACCGACCAGGCCCCCAAGCGCCGGACCCCGGCTCGAAGTGGTCCAAGGAACAGCCGCCGCCCGCCCAGTGGTCCGCTCCCTCCGGCCCGCCGAGCCCCGGCCAGGAGCCCCCACCGCCCGGCACCGGCTGGGGCGGTCGGCCCCCCGGCGGATACGGCAACCCGCCGGGACCCGGCGGTGGACACGGCGGTTGGGGCGGCCAGTGGGCCGGTCCCCCGCCCGCGGCCAAGCCGGGCGTGATTCCGCTCCGCCCGCTCGGCGTCGGCGAGATCCTCGACGGCGCCGTCTCCACCATGCGCACCTACTGGCGCACGGTACTCGGCATCGCCCTCGCCGTCGCCGTCGTCACGGAGATCATCGTCATCCTGCTCCAGGGGTTCGTCCTGGACGAGCAGACCAGTGCCGAGGCCCTCGAGGACCCGAACGCCACCCTCGGCGAACTCACCCGCGCCCTGGGCGACGCGCTGCTCAGCTCCAGTGTCATCTTCCTGATCTCCCTGATCGGCACCGTCGCGGCTACCGCGCTGCTGACCACCGTCACCAGCCGCGCCGTCCTCGGCAAGCCGGTCACCACCGGTGAGGCCTGGCGTGATGCACGCCCCCGCGTGCTGAAGCTGTTCGGCCTGATCTTCCTGCTGCTCGTCATCGCCCTCGGGGTGGCCGTCGCGGGCGCCGTGCCCGGCATACTCGTGACCCTGGCGGGCGCGGGCGCCGCCGGCGCCGCGCTCACGGTCCTGGGCAGCATGTGCACCGGCGTGGTCGCCCTGTGGCTGATGGTCCGCTTCTCCCTGGCCTCCCCGGCACTGATGCTGGAGAAGCAGTCCATCGTGAAGGCGATGAGCCGCTCCGCCAAGCTCGTCCGCGGCGCCTGGTGGCGCGTCTTCGGCATCCAGCTGCTCGCCACGATCATCGCCAACATCGTCGCGGCGATCGTCGTCATCCCCTTCACGTTCCTCGCCGCGGCCCTCAGCGGCGACGGTGTCGGCGGATTCCTCGACGGCACCGGCGACTTCGGCTGGACCTTCCTCATCATCAGCGGGATCGGCTCGGTGATCGGCTCCATGATCACGTTCCCGATCACGGCGGGCGTGACCGTGCTCCTCTACATCGACCAGCGCATCCGCCGCGAGGCCCTCGACCTCGAACTGGCCCGCGCCGCCGGTGTCCAGGACTACGGCTCCGGCACCCCCGACCCTTCCCCCGGGAGCTGATGCGGTGAACTCGGCCGGGGGAGTCCTCACAGCGGTGCCCGCACCGCCGCGCGCCGGCGAGGCCGCCGTACGCGCCTGGCTGCGCGCGGGCGACCTGGCCGTACGACCGCCGCACCGCACCGGCGGCACGTCCCTGCTGTCGCTGCCCGGCTCCGACGACGAGCCGCCGCTGACGATCCCCCGCGCCCCCGCGCGAGAGGCGGCCCGCCGCGAGCTGTCCAAGCGCATGTACCACGAGGACGACCCCGGCCTGTTCGAACGCGCCCTCGACGCCTTCTGGGAGTGGCTCGGCAAGCTGCTGCGCCTCGCCTCCGACGCGACCCCCGGCGGCGCGTTCGGCCTCGTCGTCGTCATCGTCGCCGTCCTCGCGGTCCTGGGGGCCCTCTGGTGGCGCCTGGGCACACCGCGCCGCCAACCGGTCTCCTCCGCCACCCTGTTCGACGACCGCCCACGCAGCGCCGCCGAACACCGTGCGGCCGCCGAGGCCCACGCCGCCCAGAGCCACTGGAACCAGGCCCTCCAGGAACGCATGCGCGCGATCGTCCGCTCACTGGAGGAACGCGCCCTGCTCGACGCCCGCCCCGGCCGCACCGCCGACGAGGCGGCCGCCGAAGCGGGCCGGGCCCTGCCCTCCCGGGCGGACCGGTTGCACGCCGCCGCCCGGGACTTCGACGACGTGACGTACGGCGGCCACGCCGCGACCGAGACGTCGTACCGCCGCATGGCAGAACTCGACCGCGACCTGGAGCGCACCAAACCAGAGCTCACCAGCAGCACCCTCAGCGCGGACCACAACACCCGCCAGGGAGCCGCCGGATGACCACCGAGGCCACGCATCCCGCCACCGAGGCCACGCATCCCGGCACCTCGACCGCGCGCACCCCACGCCAGGTGTGGACCCGCACGCGAGGCATCGTGCTCGCCCTCGTCGTCCTGCTGGCCGGAGCCGTCGTCATCGCCCTGGTCCGCTCCGACGCCCAACGCGGCACCCTCGACCCGCGATCCACCGCTCCCCAGGGCAGCCGCGCCGTCGCCGAACTCCTCGCCGAGCGCGGCGTGTCCACGCGCGTGGTCACCACCCTGAACGCGGCACGCGCCGCAGCCACCCCCGACACCACCCTCCTGGTCGCCGTCCCCGACCTGTTGACGGACAGTCAAAAAGCTCTGCTGCGCACCACACTCGCCGCATCCGGCGGGCGCACCGTCCTCATCGCCGCCGGCAGTTCCTCCGTCGAACAGCTCGTCCCCGGTGTCACGGCTGCCCCCGCCACCAGCCTCGAGTCCACCCTCGAGCCCCACTGCGACTTCCCCGCGGCCCGGCGCGCGGGCGCCGCCGACACGGGCGGCCTGCGCTACACCACGACCCACCTCGACGCCAACGAGTGCTACCCCAGCCAGCGCCTGGCCGGCCTGATCCGCGTCCCGCAGCCCTCCGGGGGCGGCGACACCGTCGTCCTCGGCGCGCCCGACATCCTCTACAACGACCGCCTCGGCGAACACGGCAACGCCTCGCTCGCCCTCCAACTCCTCGGCTCCCGCCCTCATCTGGTCTGGTACCTCCCCTCACTGTCCGACGCCACCACCCCGGACGACGAGCGCAGCTTCTTCGGCCTGCTCCCCTCCGGCTGGCTCTGGGGCACCCTGCAGCTCTTCATCGCCGCAGCCCTCGCCGCCCTGTGGAGGGCACGCCGACTCGGCCCCCTCGTGCCCGAAAAACTCCCCGTGGCCATCCGCGCCTCCGAAACCGTCGAAGGCCGCGCCCGCCTCTACCGCAAGGCGAACGCCCGCGACCGCGCCGCCGCGGCTCTGCGCTCCACCACCCGCACCCGCCTCGCCCCCCTCGTAGGCGTCCCCGTCGCCCAGGCACACACGCCCGAAGCTCTGCTCCCCGCCCTGTCCACCCACCTCAACGGCGACGGACAGTTGCTGCACACCCTCCTCTTCGGCCCGCCGCCCAGCGACGACGCAGCCCTCATCGCACTCGCCGACCAACTCGACGCCCTCGAAAGAGAGGTACGCCGTCCATGATGGACCGGACCACTGACAACGCCGGGCAGAACGGGGACCCGGGCAACGCCCGAGCGGCCCTGGAAGCCCTGCGCGCCGAGATCGCCAAGGCCGTGGTCGGCCAGGATCCCGCCGTGACCGGCCTCGTCGTCGCCCTGCTCTGCCGCGGACACGTCCTGCTCGAAGGAGTCCCCGGAGTCGCCAAAACACTGCTCGTCCGCGCCCTGGCCTCCGCACTGGAACTGGACACCAAGCGTGTCCAGTTCACCCCCGACCTGATGCCGAGCGACGTGACCGGCTCCCTCGTCTACGACGCCCGCACCGCCGAGTTCTCCTTCCAGCCCGGCCCGGTCTTCACCAACCTCCTCCTCGCCGACGAGATCAACCGCACGCCTCCGAAGACCCAGTCGTCCCTCCTCGAGGCCATGGAGGAACGCCAGGTCACGGTCGACGGCATTCCCCGCCCTCTGCCCGAGCCGTTCCTGGTCGCCGCGACCCAGAACCCGGTCGAGTACGAGGGCACCTACCCCCTTCCCGAAGCCCAGCTGGACCGTTTCCTCCTCAAACTCACCATCCCCCTGCCCTCCCGCCAGGACGAGATCGACGTCCTCACCCGCCACGCCGAGGGCTTCAATCCGCGCGACCTGCGCGCCGCCGGCGTGCGCCCCGTAGCGGGCACCGCCGTCCTGGACGCCGCCCGCGCGGCCGTCGCCAAGACGACGGTGTCCCCCGAGATCACGGCGTACGTCGTCGACATCTGCCGGGCCACCCGCGAGTCGCCGTCCCTCACCCTGGGCGTGTCCCCCCGAGGCGCCACCGCCCTGCTGGCCACCTCACGCGCGTGGGCATGGCTCACCGGCCGCGACTACGTCACCCCCGACGACGTGAAGGCGCTGGCCCTCCCGACCCTCCGCCACCGCGTCCAGCTCCGCCCCGAGGCCGAGATGGAAGGCGTGACGGCCGACTCCGTCATCACCGCGATCCTCTCCCACGTCCCGGTCCCGCGCTGATGGCCCTCACCGGACGCGCCGCACTCCTTGCGGCCCTGGGCTCTCTCCCCGTCGGCCTGTGGGAACCCAGCTGGACAGGCATTCTGGCCGTGAACGGCCCTCTGGCCCTCGCCTGTGCCTGCGACTACGCCCTCGCCGCCCCAGTACGACGCCTCGGGCTGACCCGCTCCGGCGACACGTCGGCACGCCTGGGCGAAACAGCCGACGTCACCCTCACGCTCACCAACCCTTCCCGCCGCCCACTGCGCGCCCAGCTCCGCGACGCCTGGCCCCCCAGCAGCTGGCAGCCGGGCACCGAGGGAGAAGCCTCCCGCCACCGCCTGACGGTCCCCCCGGGGGAACGCCGCCGCGTCACCACCCGCGTACGCCCCACCCGCCGCGGCGACCACCAGGCTGACCGCGTGACGATCCGCTCCTACGGCCCGCTGGGCCTGTTCGCCCGCCAAGGCACGCACAAGGTTCCCTGGACCGTACGCGTCCTGCCTCCCTTCACCAGCCGCAAACACCTGCCGTCCAAACTGGCCCGCCTCCGCGAACTCGACGGCCGCACCAGCGTCCTCCAACGAGGCGAAGGCACGGAATTCGACAGCCTGCGCGAGTACGTCCCCGGCGACGACACCCGGTCCATCGACTGGCGCGCCACAGCCCGCCAGACCACGGTCGCGGTACGCACCTGGCGCCCCGAACGCGACCGTCACATCCTTCTGGTCCTCGATACCGGCCGGACCTCAGCCGGCCGAGTGGGAGACGCCCCACGCCTGGACGCCTCCATGGACGCCGCGCTGCTCCTGGCCGCCCTCGCCTCCCGCGCCGGCGACCGCGTCGACCTGCTCGCCTACGACCGACGGGTACGCGCCCTGGTCCAGGGCCGCACCGCAGGCGACGTCCTTCCCTCCCTGGTCAACGCCATGGCGACCGTCGAACCGGAACTCGTCGAAACGGACGCCCGAGGCCTCGCCGCCACAGCCCTCCGCACCGCCCCCCGCAACTCCTTGATCGTCCTGCTCAGCACCCTCGACGCGGCCCC
This region of Streptomyces chromofuscus genomic DNA includes:
- a CDS encoding glycerophosphoryl diester phosphodiesterase membrane domain-containing protein, which codes for MNDTPGWASPGSAPSNGQEPGTSGPGEPADRPGAAQPSHPADRPGPQAPDPGSKWSKEQPPPAQWSAPSGPPSPGQEPPPPGTGWGGRPPGGYGNPPGPGGGHGGWGGQWAGPPPAAKPGVIPLRPLGVGEILDGAVSTMRTYWRTVLGIALAVAVVTEIIVILLQGFVLDEQTSAEALEDPNATLGELTRALGDALLSSSVIFLISLIGTVAATALLTTVTSRAVLGKPVTTGEAWRDARPRVLKLFGLIFLLLVIALGVAVAGAVPGILVTLAGAGAAGAALTVLGSMCTGVVALWLMVRFSLASPALMLEKQSIVKAMSRSAKLVRGAWWRVFGIQLLATIIANIVAAIVVIPFTFLAAALSGDGVGGFLDGTGDFGWTFLIISGIGSVIGSMITFPITAGVTVLLYIDQRIRREALDLELARAAGVQDYGSGTPDPSPGS
- a CDS encoding DUF4350 domain-containing protein yields the protein MTTEATHPATEATHPGTSTARTPRQVWTRTRGIVLALVVLLAGAVVIALVRSDAQRGTLDPRSTAPQGSRAVAELLAERGVSTRVVTTLNAARAAATPDTTLLVAVPDLLTDSQKALLRTTLAASGGRTVLIAAGSSSVEQLVPGVTAAPATSLESTLEPHCDFPAARRAGAADTGGLRYTTTHLDANECYPSQRLAGLIRVPQPSGGGDTVVLGAPDILYNDRLGEHGNASLALQLLGSRPHLVWYLPSLSDATTPDDERSFFGLLPSGWLWGTLQLFIAAALAALWRARRLGPLVPEKLPVAIRASETVEGRARLYRKANARDRAAAALRSTTRTRLAPLVGVPVAQAHTPEALLPALSTHLNGDGQLLHTLLFGPPPSDDAALIALADQLDALEREVRRP
- the mtnA gene encoding S-methyl-5-thioribose-1-phosphate isomerase, with product MADQYAQSGEDKSTGIPAIRWEEPPEGPVVVLLDQTRLPAEEVELVCTDAPALVEAIGSLAVRGAPLLGIAGAYGVALAAARGFDVDEAATALAGARPTAVNLSVGVRRARSAYDAALARGAGGEQAAEAALAAARQLHREDAEASARMAEHGLALLDELLPGGGHRILTHCNTGSLVSGGEGTAFAVALAAHRAGRLRRLWVDETRPLLQGARLTAYEAARSGMAYTLLTDNAAGSLFAAGEVDAVLVGADRIAADGSVANKVGSYPLAVLARYHHVPFIVVAPVTTVDGDTPDGESIEVEQRPGYEVTEVAAPNVPVTGAGSGVPVAPLGTQAYNPAFDVTPPELITAIVTEEGAVSPVTAEALAEMCDRSRGVAIG
- the mtrA gene encoding two-component system response regulator MtrA, encoding MMSFMKGRVLVVDDDTALAEMLGIVLRGEGFEPSFVADGDKALAAFREAKPDLVLLDLMLPGRDGIEVCRLIRAESGVPIVMLTAKSDTVDVVVGLESGADDYIVKPFKPKELVARIRARLRRSEEPAPEQLAIGDLVIDVAGHSVKRDGQSIALTPLEFDLLVALARKPWQVFTREVLLEQVWGYRHAADTRLVNVHVQRLRSKVEKDPERPEIVVTVRGVGYKAGPS
- the mtrB gene encoding MtrAB system histidine kinase MtrB, which encodes MSKDSAASAPGGSGTRAGRPVGRKAAGSRWGRFLESGLLQGGVQGSPVLRLFARWVRRPLLPVMRLWRRNIQLKVVVTTLLMSLGVVLLLGFVVIGQVRNGLLDAKVKASQSQATGGFAVAKQRADEAASGTGEDPSTVDGQSSQNVIQWMSDLVSSLSSGGQGAFDVVTLPAGDNSGGGRGPRASGGVDPNKSVPEDLRARVNDSTTAAQSYTRIIYSGDKGTQPALVIGKQINDPNGDPYQLYYLFPLTQEEKSLSLVKGTLATAGLFVVVLLGAIAWLVVRQVVTPVRMAAGIAERLSAGRLQERMKVTGEDDIARLGEAFNKMAQNLQLKIQQLEDLSRMQRRFVSDVSHELRTPLTTVRMAADVIHEARVDFDPVTARSAELLADQLDRFESLLSDLLEISRFDAGAAALEAEPIDLREVVRRVVGGAEPLAERKGTQIRIVGDQQPVVAEADARRVERVLRNLVVNAVEHGEGKDVVVKLAAAGGAVAVAVRDYGVGLKPGEATRVFNRFWRADPARARTTGGTGLGLSIALEDARLHGGWLQAWGEPGGGSQFRLTLPRTADEPLRGSPIPLEPKDSRRNRGLDDAGLPRGGEKTATVPAQSTGSGQGPVRDPITPRSAAVAPTADPTALPGNGARVVPRPAGAHRRQGEQPVAEVARSTAPTGSVGAGVEESNDQGEAFRGR
- a CDS encoding DUF4129 domain-containing protein — encoded protein: MNSAGGVLTAVPAPPRAGEAAVRAWLRAGDLAVRPPHRTGGTSLLSLPGSDDEPPLTIPRAPAREAARRELSKRMYHEDDPGLFERALDAFWEWLGKLLRLASDATPGGAFGLVVVIVAVLAVLGALWWRLGTPRRQPVSSATLFDDRPRSAAEHRAAAEAHAAQSHWNQALQERMRAIVRSLEERALLDARPGRTADEAAAEAGRALPSRADRLHAAARDFDDVTYGGHAATETSYRRMAELDRDLERTKPELTSSTLSADHNTRQGAAG
- a CDS encoding DUF58 domain-containing protein — protein: MALTGRAALLAALGSLPVGLWEPSWTGILAVNGPLALACACDYALAAPVRRLGLTRSGDTSARLGETADVTLTLTNPSRRPLRAQLRDAWPPSSWQPGTEGEASRHRLTVPPGERRRVTTRVRPTRRGDHQADRVTIRSYGPLGLFARQGTHKVPWTVRVLPPFTSRKHLPSKLARLRELDGRTSVLQRGEGTEFDSLREYVPGDDTRSIDWRATARQTTVAVRTWRPERDRHILLVLDTGRTSAGRVGDAPRLDASMDAALLLAALASRAGDRVDLLAYDRRVRALVQGRTAGDVLPSLVNAMATVEPELVETDARGLAATALRTAPRNSLIVLLSTLDAAPVEEGLLPVLPQLTQRHTVLVASVADPHIARMATSRGNAEAIYDAAAAAQAQSERHRTAEQLRRYGVSVVDATPNDLAPALADAYLALKTSGRL
- a CDS encoding AAA family ATPase; translated protein: MDRTTDNAGQNGDPGNARAALEALRAEIAKAVVGQDPAVTGLVVALLCRGHVLLEGVPGVAKTLLVRALASALELDTKRVQFTPDLMPSDVTGSLVYDARTAEFSFQPGPVFTNLLLADEINRTPPKTQSSLLEAMEERQVTVDGIPRPLPEPFLVAATQNPVEYEGTYPLPEAQLDRFLLKLTIPLPSRQDEIDVLTRHAEGFNPRDLRAAGVRPVAGTAVLDAARAAVAKTTVSPEITAYVVDICRATRESPSLTLGVSPRGATALLATSRAWAWLTGRDYVTPDDVKALALPTLRHRVQLRPEAEMEGVTADSVITAILSHVPVPR